One genomic segment of Ricinus communis isolate WT05 ecotype wild-type chromosome 5, ASM1957865v1, whole genome shotgun sequence includes these proteins:
- the LOC8276038 gene encoding translation factor GUF1 homolog, mitochondrial isoform X1: MGFSHGVSKTLKSPKSLSLLRSYYSKFNPYPSIFGLNDHRFGLIKHDYCSNTRKENINPIDLSKYPTERIRNFSIIAHVDHGKSTLADRLLELTGTIKRGHGQPQYLDKLQVERERGITVKAQTATMFHKYNFHGPNIGDAHEPPTFLLNLIDTPGHVDFSYEVSRSLAACQGALLVVDAAQGVQAQTVANFYLAFESNLTVIPVINKIDQPTADPDRVKAQLKSMFDLEPSDCLLTSAKTGQGLEQVLPAVIERIPSPPGYSNSPLRMLLLDSYYDEYKGVICHVAVVDGMLRKGDKISSAATGHSYEILDVGFMHPELTPTGILLTGQVGYVVSGMRSTKEARVGDTLYHSRTSVEPLPGFKPAKHMVFSGLYPADGSDFDALNHAIERLTCNDASVSVTKESSSALGLGFRCGFLGLLHMDVFHQRLEQEYGAHVISTVPTVPYIFKYSDGSKVQVQNPAALPSNPKKRVTASWEPTVVATIIIPSEYVGPVITLCSERRGQQLEYSFIDSQRAFMKYRLPLREIVVDFYNELKSITSGYASFDYEDSEYQEAELVKLDILLNGQPVDAMATIVHNLKAQRVGRELVDKLKKFIDRQMFEITIQAAIGSKVVARETISAMRKNVLAKCYGGDVTRKRKLLEKQKEGKKRMKRVGSVDIPQEAFHELLKVS, translated from the exons ATGGGTTTTTCACATGGGGTttcaaaaaccctaaaatcgcCAAAATCCCTATCTCTTCTGCGATcatattattcaaaattcaacCCATACCCTTCTATATTCGGATTAAACGACCACCGTTTTGGCTTAATAAAACATGATTATTGCTCTAATACGCGCAAGGAGAACATCAATCCTATAGATTTGAGCAAGTATCCTACTGAACGAATTAGAAATTTCTCGATAATTGCACATGTTGACCATGGAAAGTCAACGCTAGCTGACCGGCTTTTGGAGCTCACTGGAACCATTAAAAGAGGCCATGGTCAGCCTCAGTACCTCGATAAATTGCag gtagagagagaaaggggAATAACTGTTAAAGCTCAAACAGCTACCATGTTCCACAAGTACAACTTTCATGGACCCAATATTGGTGATGCACATGAACCACCTACATTTCTACTAAATCTAATTGATACACCTGGTCATGTCGATTTCAGCTATGAAGTATCAAGATCATTAGCAGCATGCCAGGGTGCCCTTTTGGTTGTGGATGCTGCCCAAGGTGTTCAGGCACAGACTGTAGCTAATTTTTATCTGGCTTTTGAATCTAACCTGACAGTAATACCTGTCATTAACAAAATAGACCAGCCAACCGCGGATCCTGATCGTGTCAAAGCTCAATTAAAATCAATGTTTGATCTTGAACCCAGTGATTGCCTCTTAACATCTGCCAAAACAGGGCAGGGTCTCGAACAAGTCCTTCCTGCAGTCATAGAACGAATACCTTCCCCTCCTGGGTATAGTAATTCACCTCTGCGTATGTTATTGCTGGACTCTTATTATGATGAGTACAAGGGAGTAATCTGCCATGTCGCAGTTGTGGATGGCATGCTGCGGAAGGGAGATAAGATTTCATCTGCAGCAACTGGCCATTCATATGAGATTCTGGATGTTGGATTCATGCATCCTGAACTTACTCCAACTGGAATTCTTCTAACCGGACAAGTGGGGTATGTGGTGAGTGGGATGAGATCAACCAAAGAAGCACGTGTTGGAGACACTTTGTATCATAGCCGAACCAGTGTAGAACCTCTACCAG GTTTTAAACCTGCAAAACATATGGTGTTCTCTGGTCTTTATCCAGCTGATGGGTCTGATTTTGATGCGCTTAACCATGCAATAGAGAGATTGACGTGCAATGATGCGAGTGTCTCTGTTACTAAAGAGAGTAGTTCTGCACTTGGCCTGGGTTTTAG GTGTGGTTTCTTAGGCTTACTTCACATGGATGTTTTTCATCAGCGGCTTGAACAG GAATATGGAGCTCATGTCATTTCTACCGTTCCAACTGTcccttatatttttaagtattccGATGGAAG CAAAGTACAAGTTCAAAATCCTGCTGCATTGCCTTCAAACCCCAAGAAACGAGTTACTGCTAGTTGGGAACCTACAGTTGTTGCTACAATTATCATCCCTAGTGA GTATGTGGGGCCTGTTATTACCCTTTGTTCTGAGCGGAGAGGACAGCAGTTGGAGTATTCATTTATTGACAG CCAACGAGCCTTTATGAAGTATCGCCTACCATTGAGGGAAATTGTTGTTGATTTTTACAATGAGCTGAAGAGTATAACATCAGGATATGCTTCATTTGATTACGAGGATTCAGA ATATCAAGAAGCTGAATTGGTGAAACTTGATATCCTCTTAAATGGTCAACCAGTTGATGCAATGGCAACCATTGTCCACAATTTGAAGGCACAGCGTGTTGGTCGTGAGCTGGTGGACAAACTGAAGAAGTTCATTGATAG GCAAATGTTTGAGATAACCATACAAGCTGCAATTGGGTCAAAGGTTGTTGCAAGGGAAAC GATTTCAGCTATGAGGAAAAATGTTCTTGCTAAGTGTTATGGTGGGGATGTTACCCGGAAAAGGAAGcttttagaaaaacaaaaagaaggcAAGAAGCGAATGAAGCGTGTTGGTTCTGTTGATATACCACAGGAGGCTTTCCATGAATTACTGAAAGTGTCATAG
- the LOC8276038 gene encoding translation factor GUF1 homolog, mitochondrial isoform X2 gives MGFSHGVSKTLKSPKSLSLLRSYYSKFNPYPSIFGLNDHRFGLIKHDYCSNTRKENINPIDLSKYPTERIRNFSIIAHVDHGKSTLADRLLELTGTIKRGHGQPQYLDKLQVERERGITVKAQTATMFHKYNFHGPNIGDAHEPPTFLLNLIDTPGHVDFSYEVSRSLAACQGALLVVDAAQGVQAQTVANFYLAFESNLTVIPVINKIDQPTADPDRVKAQLKSMFDLEPSDCLLTSAKTGQGLEQVLPAVIERIPSPPGYSNSPLRMLLLDSYYDEYKGVICHVAVVDGMLRKGDKISSAATGHSYEILDVGFMHPELTPTGILLTGQVGYVVSGMRSTKEARVGDTLYHSRTSVEPLPGFKPAKHMVFSGLYPADGSDFDALNHAIERLTCNDASVSVTKESSSALGLGFRCGFLGLLHMDVFHQRLEQEYGAHVISTVPTVPYIFKYSDGSKVQVQNPAALPSNPKKRVTASWEPTVVATIIIPSEYVGPVITLCSERRGQQLEYSFIDSQRAFMKYRLPLREIVVDFYNELKSITSGYASFDYEDSEYQEAELVKLDILLNGQPVDAMATIVHNLKAQRVGRELVDKLKKFIDRQMFEITIQAAIGSKVVARETYEEKCSC, from the exons ATGGGTTTTTCACATGGGGTttcaaaaaccctaaaatcgcCAAAATCCCTATCTCTTCTGCGATcatattattcaaaattcaacCCATACCCTTCTATATTCGGATTAAACGACCACCGTTTTGGCTTAATAAAACATGATTATTGCTCTAATACGCGCAAGGAGAACATCAATCCTATAGATTTGAGCAAGTATCCTACTGAACGAATTAGAAATTTCTCGATAATTGCACATGTTGACCATGGAAAGTCAACGCTAGCTGACCGGCTTTTGGAGCTCACTGGAACCATTAAAAGAGGCCATGGTCAGCCTCAGTACCTCGATAAATTGCag gtagagagagaaaggggAATAACTGTTAAAGCTCAAACAGCTACCATGTTCCACAAGTACAACTTTCATGGACCCAATATTGGTGATGCACATGAACCACCTACATTTCTACTAAATCTAATTGATACACCTGGTCATGTCGATTTCAGCTATGAAGTATCAAGATCATTAGCAGCATGCCAGGGTGCCCTTTTGGTTGTGGATGCTGCCCAAGGTGTTCAGGCACAGACTGTAGCTAATTTTTATCTGGCTTTTGAATCTAACCTGACAGTAATACCTGTCATTAACAAAATAGACCAGCCAACCGCGGATCCTGATCGTGTCAAAGCTCAATTAAAATCAATGTTTGATCTTGAACCCAGTGATTGCCTCTTAACATCTGCCAAAACAGGGCAGGGTCTCGAACAAGTCCTTCCTGCAGTCATAGAACGAATACCTTCCCCTCCTGGGTATAGTAATTCACCTCTGCGTATGTTATTGCTGGACTCTTATTATGATGAGTACAAGGGAGTAATCTGCCATGTCGCAGTTGTGGATGGCATGCTGCGGAAGGGAGATAAGATTTCATCTGCAGCAACTGGCCATTCATATGAGATTCTGGATGTTGGATTCATGCATCCTGAACTTACTCCAACTGGAATTCTTCTAACCGGACAAGTGGGGTATGTGGTGAGTGGGATGAGATCAACCAAAGAAGCACGTGTTGGAGACACTTTGTATCATAGCCGAACCAGTGTAGAACCTCTACCAG GTTTTAAACCTGCAAAACATATGGTGTTCTCTGGTCTTTATCCAGCTGATGGGTCTGATTTTGATGCGCTTAACCATGCAATAGAGAGATTGACGTGCAATGATGCGAGTGTCTCTGTTACTAAAGAGAGTAGTTCTGCACTTGGCCTGGGTTTTAG GTGTGGTTTCTTAGGCTTACTTCACATGGATGTTTTTCATCAGCGGCTTGAACAG GAATATGGAGCTCATGTCATTTCTACCGTTCCAACTGTcccttatatttttaagtattccGATGGAAG CAAAGTACAAGTTCAAAATCCTGCTGCATTGCCTTCAAACCCCAAGAAACGAGTTACTGCTAGTTGGGAACCTACAGTTGTTGCTACAATTATCATCCCTAGTGA GTATGTGGGGCCTGTTATTACCCTTTGTTCTGAGCGGAGAGGACAGCAGTTGGAGTATTCATTTATTGACAG CCAACGAGCCTTTATGAAGTATCGCCTACCATTGAGGGAAATTGTTGTTGATTTTTACAATGAGCTGAAGAGTATAACATCAGGATATGCTTCATTTGATTACGAGGATTCAGA ATATCAAGAAGCTGAATTGGTGAAACTTGATATCCTCTTAAATGGTCAACCAGTTGATGCAATGGCAACCATTGTCCACAATTTGAAGGCACAGCGTGTTGGTCGTGAGCTGGTGGACAAACTGAAGAAGTTCATTGATAG GCAAATGTTTGAGATAACCATACAAGCTGCAATTGGGTCAAAGGTTGTTGCAAGGGAAAC CTATGAGGAAAAATGTTCTTGCTAA
- the LOC8276038 gene encoding translation factor GUF1 homolog, mitochondrial isoform X3, with product MFHKYNFHGPNIGDAHEPPTFLLNLIDTPGHVDFSYEVSRSLAACQGALLVVDAAQGVQAQTVANFYLAFESNLTVIPVINKIDQPTADPDRVKAQLKSMFDLEPSDCLLTSAKTGQGLEQVLPAVIERIPSPPGYSNSPLRMLLLDSYYDEYKGVICHVAVVDGMLRKGDKISSAATGHSYEILDVGFMHPELTPTGILLTGQVGYVVSGMRSTKEARVGDTLYHSRTSVEPLPGFKPAKHMVFSGLYPADGSDFDALNHAIERLTCNDASVSVTKESSSALGLGFRCGFLGLLHMDVFHQRLEQEYGAHVISTVPTVPYIFKYSDGSKVQVQNPAALPSNPKKRVTASWEPTVVATIIIPSEYVGPVITLCSERRGQQLEYSFIDSQRAFMKYRLPLREIVVDFYNELKSITSGYASFDYEDSEYQEAELVKLDILLNGQPVDAMATIVHNLKAQRVGRELVDKLKKFIDRQMFEITIQAAIGSKVVARETISAMRKNVLAKCYGGDVTRKRKLLEKQKEGKKRMKRVGSVDIPQEAFHELLKVS from the exons ATGTTCCACAAGTACAACTTTCATGGACCCAATATTGGTGATGCACATGAACCACCTACATTTCTACTAAATCTAATTGATACACCTGGTCATGTCGATTTCAGCTATGAAGTATCAAGATCATTAGCAGCATGCCAGGGTGCCCTTTTGGTTGTGGATGCTGCCCAAGGTGTTCAGGCACAGACTGTAGCTAATTTTTATCTGGCTTTTGAATCTAACCTGACAGTAATACCTGTCATTAACAAAATAGACCAGCCAACCGCGGATCCTGATCGTGTCAAAGCTCAATTAAAATCAATGTTTGATCTTGAACCCAGTGATTGCCTCTTAACATCTGCCAAAACAGGGCAGGGTCTCGAACAAGTCCTTCCTGCAGTCATAGAACGAATACCTTCCCCTCCTGGGTATAGTAATTCACCTCTGCGTATGTTATTGCTGGACTCTTATTATGATGAGTACAAGGGAGTAATCTGCCATGTCGCAGTTGTGGATGGCATGCTGCGGAAGGGAGATAAGATTTCATCTGCAGCAACTGGCCATTCATATGAGATTCTGGATGTTGGATTCATGCATCCTGAACTTACTCCAACTGGAATTCTTCTAACCGGACAAGTGGGGTATGTGGTGAGTGGGATGAGATCAACCAAAGAAGCACGTGTTGGAGACACTTTGTATCATAGCCGAACCAGTGTAGAACCTCTACCAG GTTTTAAACCTGCAAAACATATGGTGTTCTCTGGTCTTTATCCAGCTGATGGGTCTGATTTTGATGCGCTTAACCATGCAATAGAGAGATTGACGTGCAATGATGCGAGTGTCTCTGTTACTAAAGAGAGTAGTTCTGCACTTGGCCTGGGTTTTAG GTGTGGTTTCTTAGGCTTACTTCACATGGATGTTTTTCATCAGCGGCTTGAACAG GAATATGGAGCTCATGTCATTTCTACCGTTCCAACTGTcccttatatttttaagtattccGATGGAAG CAAAGTACAAGTTCAAAATCCTGCTGCATTGCCTTCAAACCCCAAGAAACGAGTTACTGCTAGTTGGGAACCTACAGTTGTTGCTACAATTATCATCCCTAGTGA GTATGTGGGGCCTGTTATTACCCTTTGTTCTGAGCGGAGAGGACAGCAGTTGGAGTATTCATTTATTGACAG CCAACGAGCCTTTATGAAGTATCGCCTACCATTGAGGGAAATTGTTGTTGATTTTTACAATGAGCTGAAGAGTATAACATCAGGATATGCTTCATTTGATTACGAGGATTCAGA ATATCAAGAAGCTGAATTGGTGAAACTTGATATCCTCTTAAATGGTCAACCAGTTGATGCAATGGCAACCATTGTCCACAATTTGAAGGCACAGCGTGTTGGTCGTGAGCTGGTGGACAAACTGAAGAAGTTCATTGATAG GCAAATGTTTGAGATAACCATACAAGCTGCAATTGGGTCAAAGGTTGTTGCAAGGGAAAC GATTTCAGCTATGAGGAAAAATGTTCTTGCTAAGTGTTATGGTGGGGATGTTACCCGGAAAAGGAAGcttttagaaaaacaaaaagaaggcAAGAAGCGAATGAAGCGTGTTGGTTCTGTTGATATACCACAGGAGGCTTTCCATGAATTACTGAAAGTGTCATAG
- the LOC8276036 gene encoding probable WRKY transcription factor 72 encodes MPNSGATVDLISHEGGFSLQVKNDNKVEIGGHIQDHSVKPSSSSNEGSSNSKEVDVLESAKAEMGEVREENERLKKMLKQVEKDYQSLMLRFFNIFQQETCKKSSDSTPSNHNETEEHELVSLCLGRTPPPCEPKKDEKQSGSNSSKSCREDEELKAKLSLGLDATELVSNPSSGNSLEEVKEDEAGETWPPSKVNPKRSIDDEVAQQSNVKRARVCVRARCDTPTMNDGCQWRKYGQKISKGNPCPRAYYRCTVAPACPVRKQVQRCAEDMSILITTYEGTHNHPLPVTATAMASTTSAAASMLLSGSSSSQPGVTSHATFATPATHDHLNGLNFSLHDNSRTKQFYLANPSSPLFPTITLDLTTSPSSTSSTTPFNRLFSSTSSSRFPSTSLNFSSAESSILPTVWGNGYQSYNSIGSLVSSLGKQNHQMYQPATASQQALTETLTKAITSDPSFRTVIAAAISSVMGSSTGASASPSKGVVAESFGQSLKLGEPNNQANSTINSLTQNGKGSCASSYFNGLSSSTSQMGSLLQSAALPFSIFNSAPTSTNNDKDHKS; translated from the exons ATGCCCAATTCTGGTGCTACTGTTGATTTGATTAGCCACGAAGGTGGTTTCAGTTTACAGGTTAAGAATGATAATAAG GTTGAGATTGGAGGACATATACAGGATCATAGCGTGAAGCCATCTTCATCCAGCAACGAGGGCTCAAGCAACAGCAAAGAG GTGGATGTCCTCGAGTCTGCCAAAGCAGAAATGGGGGAAGTGAgggaagaaaatgaaagattaAAGAAGATGCTAAAACAAGTAGAAAAAGATTACCAGTCTCTCATGCTGCGCTTCTTTAacatctttcaacaagaaACTTGCAAGAAATCTTCAGATTCAACTCCGTCTAACCACAACGAAACTGAAGAACACGAGCTCGTGTCACTTTGCCTAGGAAGAACTCCACCTCCATGCGAGCCTAAGAAAGATGAGAAGCAGTCAGGGAGCAACTCTAGCAAAAGTTGTAGAGAAGATGAAGAGTTGAAGGCTAAACTTAGTCTTGGTTTGGACGCGACGGAGCTTGTTTCGAATCCTAGCTCCGGGAATAGCTTAGAAGAAGTAAAGGAAGATGAAGCAGGAGAGACATGGCCACCAAGTAAGGTTAATCCAAAGAGAAGTATAGATGATGAGGTTGCACAGCAAAGCAATGTGAAAAGAGCTAGGGTTTGTGTGAGAGCTAGATGCGACACACCAACG ATGAACGATGGATGCCAATGGAGGAAATATGGACAGAAAATTTCTAAAGGAAATCCATGCCCGCGAGCATACTACCGCTGCACAGTTGCACCAGCCTGCCCTGTTAGAAAACAG GTGCAACGATGTGCTGAGGACATGTCCATCCTGATAACTACTTATGAAGGAACCCACAATCATCCACTTCCTGTCACAGCCACAGCTATGGCTTCCACAACATCAGCAGCTGCTTCCATGTTATTATCAGGTTCTTCCTCCTCACAGCCAGGCGTCACTTCCCATGCCACCTTCGCAACTCCTGCTACTCATGATCACCTCAATGGATTAAACTTCAGCCTCCATGACAATTCAAGAACAAAACAGTTCTACTTAGCAAACCCTTCTTCACCATTATTCCCAACAATTACTTTAGACCTTACTACCTCTCCATCATCCACTTCATCTACTACTCCTTTCAATAGGTTGTTCTCTTCAACTTCATCATCAAGATTTCCATCAACAAGTCTTAACTTTTCTTCCGCAGAGTCCAGCATATTACCAACTGTTTGGGGCAATGGATACCAAAGTTATAATAGTATTGGGTCCTTAGTGAGTAGTCTAGGCAAACAAAACCACCAAATGTATCAGCCTGCAACAGCTTCTCAGCAAGCTTTGACAGAAACCTTAACCAAGGCAATAACATCTGATCCAAGCTTCAGGACTGTCATAGCTGCAGCAATTTCATCAGTGATGGGAAGCAGTACAGGTGCAAGTGCAAGTCCAAGCAAAGGGGTGGTTGCAGAGAGTTTTGGTCAGAGTTTGAAGTTAGGTGAGCCTAATAATCAGGCAAATTCTACTATTAACTCATTGACCCAGAATGGGAAAGGATCATGTGCATCAAGCTATTTCAACGGCTTGTCATCTTCAACTTCCCAAATGGGAAGTCTGCTTCAGTCTGCAGCATTGCCTTTTTCTATCTTTAACAGTGCACCTACGTCTACTAATAATGACAAGGATCATAAGAGTTGA
- the LOC8276034 gene encoding plant cysteine oxidase 2 isoform X1 encodes MGIETSVAKRKGKEFGEVEKEKNPILNNTNTRGGKKAARGRHIKKTAVVSPVQKLYDTCKDVFSIGGPGVVPAPDKIEKLRAVLDVITPEDVGLHPEMPYFRLPVAGRAPPIRYLHIHECNKFSIGIFCFPPSGVIPLHNHPGMTVFSKLLFGKMHIKSYDWVDEDSVNGSAVVNPSEVAFVNAVKQPNVQQPEVNQPEVQQPEEKQPEITQLEEKQPEVPQLEEKQPEIQSPEEKQLEIQQSEEKQPEVKQTEFQPLQGKQHDVQRPSVRLAKVKIDSDFTAPCNPCILYPVDGGNMHCFTAATACAVLDVLGPPYSDPEGRHCTYYNDFPFANFSVDGVSLPEEEREGYAWLQERTKQPDDFKMVGELYRGPKIVKK; translated from the exons ATGGGGATTGAAACAAGTGTGGctaaaaggaaaggaaaggagTTTGGTGaagtggaaaaagaaaagaatccaATTCTCAACAATACCAATACCAGAGGTGGAAAAAAGGCCGCGCGGGGACGCCACATCAAGAAGACGGCGGTTGTGTCACCGGTCCAAAAACTTTATGATACCTGCAAGGATGTCTTTAGCATTGGTGGACCAGGAGTTGTTCCTGCTCcagataaaattgaaaagctaaggGCAGTTTTGG ACGTTATCACACCAGAGGATGTTGGTCTGCATCCGGAAATGCCATATTTCCGTTTACCTGTGGCTGGGAGAGCCCCTCCAATACGATACCTGCATATTCATGAATGTAACAAGTTCTCG ATAGGTATCTTCTGCTTCCCCCCATCAGGTGTCATTCCACTTCATAATCATCCTGGGATGACTGTATTTAGCAAGCTACTGTTTGGAAagatgcatatcaaatcataTGACTGGGTGGATGAGGACTCTGTCAACGGGTCTGCAGTGGTGAATCCTTCTGAAG tgGCTTTTGTTAATGCAGTGAAGCAGCCTAATGTCCAGCAACCCGAAGTGAATCAGCCTGAAGTCCAGCAACCGGAAGAGAAGCAGCCTGAAATCACGCAATTGGAAGAGAAGCAGCCTGAAGTCCCTCAATTGGAAGAGAAGCAGCCTGAAATCCAGTCACCGGAAGAGAAGCAGCTTGAAATCCAGCAATCGGAAGAGAAGCAGCCTGAAGTGAAGCAGACTGAATTCCAGCCACTGCAAGGGAAGCAGCACGACGTCCAACGACCTTCAGTACGACTGGCTAAAGTCAAGATTGACTCTGACTTCACTGCCCCTTGCAACCCTTGCATCCTTTATCCTGTTGATGGAGGCAACATGCATTGCTTTACAGCAGCGACAGCATGTGCAGTGCTAGATGTTCTTGGCCCCCCATATTCAGATCCTGAAGGTCGGCATTGCACATACTATAATGACTTCCCATTTGCCAATTTCTCAG TTGATGGTGTCTCCTTGCCCGAAGAGGAGAGGGAAGGTTATGCATGGCTTCAAGAAAGGACGAAGCAGCCAGACGATTTCAAAATGGTAGGAGAATTGTATAGAGGCCCAAAAATCGTCAAGAAATGA
- the LOC8276034 gene encoding plant cysteine oxidase 2 isoform X2 — MGIETSVAKRKGKEFGEVEKEKNPILNNTNTRGGKKAARGRHIKKTAVVSPVQKLYDTCKDVFSIGGPGVVPAPDKIEKLRAVLDVITPEDVGLHPEMPYFRLPVAGRAPPIRYLHIHECNKFSIGIFCFPPSGVIPLHNHPGMTVFSKLLFGKMHIKSYDWVDEDSVNGSAVVNPSEVKQPNVQQPEVNQPEVQQPEEKQPEITQLEEKQPEVPQLEEKQPEIQSPEEKQLEIQQSEEKQPEVKQTEFQPLQGKQHDVQRPSVRLAKVKIDSDFTAPCNPCILYPVDGGNMHCFTAATACAVLDVLGPPYSDPEGRHCTYYNDFPFANFSVDGVSLPEEEREGYAWLQERTKQPDDFKMVGELYRGPKIVKK, encoded by the exons ATGGGGATTGAAACAAGTGTGGctaaaaggaaaggaaaggagTTTGGTGaagtggaaaaagaaaagaatccaATTCTCAACAATACCAATACCAGAGGTGGAAAAAAGGCCGCGCGGGGACGCCACATCAAGAAGACGGCGGTTGTGTCACCGGTCCAAAAACTTTATGATACCTGCAAGGATGTCTTTAGCATTGGTGGACCAGGAGTTGTTCCTGCTCcagataaaattgaaaagctaaggGCAGTTTTGG ACGTTATCACACCAGAGGATGTTGGTCTGCATCCGGAAATGCCATATTTCCGTTTACCTGTGGCTGGGAGAGCCCCTCCAATACGATACCTGCATATTCATGAATGTAACAAGTTCTCG ATAGGTATCTTCTGCTTCCCCCCATCAGGTGTCATTCCACTTCATAATCATCCTGGGATGACTGTATTTAGCAAGCTACTGTTTGGAAagatgcatatcaaatcataTGACTGGGTGGATGAGGACTCTGTCAACGGGTCTGCAGTGGTGAATCCTTCTGAAG TGAAGCAGCCTAATGTCCAGCAACCCGAAGTGAATCAGCCTGAAGTCCAGCAACCGGAAGAGAAGCAGCCTGAAATCACGCAATTGGAAGAGAAGCAGCCTGAAGTCCCTCAATTGGAAGAGAAGCAGCCTGAAATCCAGTCACCGGAAGAGAAGCAGCTTGAAATCCAGCAATCGGAAGAGAAGCAGCCTGAAGTGAAGCAGACTGAATTCCAGCCACTGCAAGGGAAGCAGCACGACGTCCAACGACCTTCAGTACGACTGGCTAAAGTCAAGATTGACTCTGACTTCACTGCCCCTTGCAACCCTTGCATCCTTTATCCTGTTGATGGAGGCAACATGCATTGCTTTACAGCAGCGACAGCATGTGCAGTGCTAGATGTTCTTGGCCCCCCATATTCAGATCCTGAAGGTCGGCATTGCACATACTATAATGACTTCCCATTTGCCAATTTCTCAG TTGATGGTGTCTCCTTGCCCGAAGAGGAGAGGGAAGGTTATGCATGGCTTCAAGAAAGGACGAAGCAGCCAGACGATTTCAAAATGGTAGGAGAATTGTATAGAGGCCCAAAAATCGTCAAGAAATGA